The sequence below is a genomic window from Methanoculleus sp. 7T.
GGCTGCTCCTTGTGGATCCGGGCGATCGCCTCCTGCAGCCGGGGATCGTTCAGGGACATGCTGGCATCCATTGCAGCGCCTTTCGCGGGCAGGCCCTTCTAGAGCTCGCCCGCGGCCTCTTCCGACAGGGGTATCTTGTACCGGGGGCAGAAACGGGCCCTTTCTCCCAGTACTGTGCCACAGTTCGAGCAGGTCGGCACGACCAGGGCGGGGGTCTCCGCCTCGTTGAAGACCTTCCGGATTGCGCCTCGCCGGTCCGAATCCACCCCCTGATTGCAACTTGATCTGGCTTATCTCATGCTTGCCTCGGCAACTATAGCCGGTCTGGCATGATAAAAGGGAAATATAGAGGAGACGCCTAATAACACACATGGACACCTAGACCGTCGCCCTCTTCCGGGAGAACGCCCGGATTGCCTACACGATCAAGGGCGACGATCCTCACCACCCCGACGAGATCGAGACCGCCGTCACCGGCCGCCCGGGCAAGGTTTACCAGGAGGTGCAGGACCGGATCGAGGCCGGCCCCGGGTCATTCATTCCCGACGTCACCGGGCCGGAGGACGCATACTGGATCCTCGATTGCGCTCGGACGACAGCGATCAATCACCCGGGCTGGCAGGTTGAGACCGACCTGCCGCCCCTCCCAGGTGGATCGGAGGACTAACGGACATGGCAGAAAAAGCAGAGAAACCCAGGCACCCGAACCCCGCGGACAGGTTCTGCTGGGGGGCGGACGATATCGTCATCATACGAGCAGAAGACGAAGAACCGAAACCGAAACCCGGGAAAGTGTATTAACGGACCGGGCGCCGTCAACCAGAGGGGCAGCCGCCCCCGCCCTTCCCGAACCGTTTATTTTTCGCCGCCCTCACCGGCTGGCAATGACCTTATCCAGGGCGAGAACCCACCGGCAACCCTTGAATTTAGGCTCCCAGAACACGCACCGGTCGCCGCGGCACGGATCGACCTGCCGAGCCATATTCGCCATGAATAAGAACGGGCACTCATCACCTTTCTCAGCCATAGAGATCGAATGAGCTGGCGGCCCTAAAATACGTGACGGTTCTCCTCGGTCCCGACTTCCTTTTTTAAGCCCTCCAGCAGACGGTACAGGCATGACAGCGAACCCGGCAGGCATGGTCCGGGGCCTCTTTGCAGCCATCACCCTGGTGGACCGGGCAACCGCGCCGATCACCCAGGTCAACCAGGCGATGGACCGGACGAAGCCCCGCGTCCAGGCGCTGCAGCAGGACGTCGACAAACTCCAGCAGCAGACCGACCGGGCCGGCGGGATCCTCAGGGGAGTGACCCGCCGGATCCAAGAAAACCAGGCCGCGATCGCCGCTCTGGGCGCGGCCATGACGGCCGCTGGCGCCGCCGGGGCCTGGATGCTGACGAACCAGGCGAAGCGGGCTGGTGAATACGAGAGTATGCTGGCCAACTTCCGGAAGGCCCTCGGGGATAATGCCACTGCTACCCTGGAGGAGATGGACCAGGCGGCCGCCGGCACCGTCTCGGCCTACGAGCAGATCAAGCAGGCGAACTACGCGATGATGATGGGGATCGACGCCGAAGCCATCCCTGCCATGATGGAGGCCGCCCGGGCTGCCAGTAAACGGTTCGGTGGCGACGTCTCCTACTACTACCAGAGCATCGTGACCGGAACGGCCCGGCAGTCGAAACTCATCCTCGATAACCTGGGGATCATCGTCGACGCGGAGAAGGCATACAAGGACTACGCGGCGAGCATCGGGAAATCCACCGGCGCCCTCACGGAGAACGAGCGGAAACTCGCCTACCAACAGGAGGTCATGAGACAGGCGAAGGCCATGGTCGAGGAGACCGAGATGGCCTACGGCTCCTACGGCGACGAGATGGCCCGGATCGCCGCCCTGCAGGAGGAGGTCTCCCAGGAGATCGCTGGCACGACGATCCCGGCACAGATGCTCTTGCTGGAGACCGTCTCCCGGGTCCTGGGAGTAATCAAGGACGCCCCCGCCCCCATCAAAACAATCGTGGGCCTCCTGGCCCTCGTCACGACCGGAGCCCTAGGAACCATAGGCCCGCTCCTCACCGCTGCAGCGAGCGCGAAGTACCTCGGGCTCTCACTGAGTGTATCGAGCATAGGAATCAAGGCGTTTGCGGCAAGCATCGGGACCGCGACCCTGGCGGCTGCCCCCTGGCTGCTAGTGATCGGGGCCATAATCGCGGCCCTGTGGCTGCTCCACGACATATGGGCAAACGGATGGGACAACAGCGCGATCAAAGGGGCCGTCGACTGGCTCGCGGAGTTTTTCAAGCCGGCGATCGAGGACATCAACGTCGCCATGGACTGGCTCCGCGGCCTGATCGATCGGGTCCGGGATGGGTTCAAGGCCGCCGGCGCAGCCATCAACCAGACCCTCGAAAACCCGGCGATCCAGGTCGCCCTGACGGCCGCAAAGACCCTCTTCAGCTTGACCCCGATGGGGATCGGCTACAACGCCGCTCAGGCTCTCCTCCCGCTCGAGGCCGCCCAGGGCCGCGTGGCCGGGCCCCGGGTCGACCGGCTCGAGGTCAATGTCAATATCCCGGAGGTGGCCACCCGGATGGACGATGAAGAGTTTAAGCGCGTCGTCAAGGAGGCGGGCGGGCTGGGGGCCGACGAGGCCGAGCGCCGGCTGACCCAGGATCTCCGGGCTCACGGAGCAGGAGCCGCCATATGAGGGTCGACGATCCCCGGGTGGGCCTGGATGGAAGAGGGACCCCGGAGATGACCGTCAAGGAAACAAAAAAAGCGTCTACACGGGTCACGAAGGCTGAGAAGATCCAGCGCATAGATCTGATTTCCGAACTTCTTTCACAGGGGTTCACCCGGGGAAAGATATTACAATATGTTTCAGAAAAAGAGGCTGAAGGCACCCTTGCGTGGCATGTATCCGAGCGGCATATCGATAACTACATCCGGGATGCAACAGCCCTCTTCGGGGAGGTCGCCAGGGCCCACAACAATCAGAGATTCGGCCGGGCCCTGACCCGGCTCGACTACCTCTACGCCCAGTCGATCGCCATCAACGATTACAAGACCGCCCTGGCTGTCGTTAAGGCGGAGGTGGACCTCATCGGCTTGACCCCCCCGAAGAAGATCGAAGCCGACGTGAACCTCACCACTCCCGAAGGCCTCCTCGCCCTCTTCCGGACCGCCGGGAAGGAGATTGAGAAGGCTTGGGCGGAGGAGGAGCGCCGGCCGGACCCCGACGACGAGGACTTGGACGAGGCCTGACTGAGCAGGAGTTCCTCCTGTCCCCCCTCAATAATCCCTCAGCAGATATTCTCGTTAAAAAGAGTGTACGTATTAATTGTCTGTCCGTCTTTCCGCCTCGTCAAAGACTCTCCGGATTGCTTGTGCAGCGACGCTCTGGTAGCGCCTACACGTACGGTCGGCGTCACGGGATTCTTCGGGGGTTAGACTATCTCGGCAGCACCTTATCTCGACCATCACTTCCGCCATCAGGGTTCCAAAGTCAATGTCTGTCATCTGTTACGCCTCTCCCCTCAGGCTAGGCCGTCATCGGGGACATCGGTATCAAACACGGGCTCCTTCCCCAGTCGGTGCTATCGGGTAGTAGTCATCACAGATGCCGTAGCGGTGAGCGTATTCAGCGGCTTTGTCGGGATAAAGCACATTAATGCCCTCAAGATGCATTTCGACTTGGGCTTCCACCATACTTCTCAGTTCCTTGGTCAGTGAGTCGTAGGCATCCGGGTCAAAGTTCTTCCACTCAGGGAAGGCGTAGAGGAAGTCCCGCCATCCCCGGGGGACTGCGATTTCGAGGATGGCGAGGTCGTCGTTGTCGAGGGTCATATCAAAACCCCTGGATGAGGCCCACGTCGATGGCCTCTCGTTGCTGTTTCTCCGCGTCGATGATCGGGGCCGGGGCGGAGAGCCGGGCGGCGATCTGCTGCCCGGCGATCACCCGCTGCACCTGCTTGATCGGGGCGCTCATCAGCCGTGACCCGATCCGGACGTTGATCGCCTTGCCGGACCGGGAGACCCGGGCCGTGCCGGCATAGCCGATGAAGGCCTCCCGGCCGGGGCGCTGCTGCACGAAGTTGACATCTACCATGCGGCCGCTTAAGAGCTCCGGAATGTCTCCGGCGGCGATCACGAGCGTTCCAAGTTTCCAGGACAGCAGATCCACGCGAAGGGCGTCGTGGACCTTCTCGATTTTTCCTACTGGTTTGAACATGGCGTTTCACCTTTGTTATAACTATGTTATAACGTAGAAAGGTATATACTTTTCTATAACAATGTTATAACATGGAGAAGTTCACCGTAACAGTGAGCGGGTATGAGCAAGTTGAAAAGGTGGCCGTCAAGGTGGGGAACGGGGCCGGGGTTCTCGTCCCGCGGCGTTGGCTAGGTCGCCGGGTTCACTGTATCCTCCTTGACGAAGGGGAGAAGGAAGAATAACCTCTTTTCCAGAAGGACAGCGGGGATAGGACCGGCCGGAAAACCGCCGGCATAGGCCTTCTGTGTGGCTCTCTCCTGCGTCTCTGCTGGCAGGGGTTCCCGGTCGCTATTTAGGGTCGGAAACATCACGATGCAAGGGTATACCGAATCAATAAGATCGAGAGCTACCTTCCCCCATACCCATCCCCTCGCCGTGCATGAGAACAGAAAATGCCAGATCCCGAAAATGCTGTCGGTCGGATCCAGGGGTCGAAACCCGGCACGAGTTCCCGAGTTGGATCCACGTTCGTTCTCGTGTTGGATCCATGCCCAGATCCCTTTCGGGGGCCCCTACGGGCCGGTTCAAAACTGCAAAATTTGCCGGGGGGTTCGGCTCCAGGGTGAGGCGGATCCCGAACGTGAGAGAATCCGGGTGCGTCGCTATGCGCCGGTTCGGGGGTCGAAACCGATATCGCCCGGACCGGGGATCTTGCGATATCCTGAGGATCCCGGAGCATGGCCCGGCTCGTCGATACTCGTCGGTTGAGTGCGACGGTTTGCGTCACCCTCCCCGGTGGCGCGGTCCTGGAGAGTGGCGCGCTATGGCGCACCTGTCGCGCGATGTCGCGGGCCGGGACTCTCCGTCGGGTGTCCCGCTATGTCTCGCTTGACCGGCTCCGGAGGTCCCGGCCGCTTCTCCAGTGGGGCAACCTCTGTTGCCGGTGCGTTCGCCTCGCACTGTTCCCACAGGCCGGGGAATTTTTCTGTAGTGTAGGGCCGCTTTTCCCGTCCCGGCGCCGGAATAAGCGTCGGTAAGGGCTCCGTTAGGGCTCGGAGTGTCCCGTTAACTGCCGCTTATTGCCCCGGTCGGTGCACTGGTGGGGCCGGGGTAAAAGAACATCCCGGCAAATTTGCCGGGAGGTGTCGATCACTCGGAGGGCGGGCGGTCCTGGTGGGGTGTCCCGGGTGCATTGTCCCGCCGGGATCCTCCGGGCCGCGTCACTCGCCGGGGTGACATCGGTGACATGCCAAGCCGGGCGCTCGTGGTCGGGTGTCGGGGTTCCGGGCCGGGGGAAGGATTCGACGAGGGCGGGAGACGGGCCGGCCTGGAGTGACATCGTGCCGGCACCGAACCGCCGCACCAGGGCGATCTCCTCCCGCCGGCCGCACGCGGGACAGGTTGCGGGGTCGAGGGTCGCGGCCGTCCATCGCAGGCCACACCCGGAGCACCGGAGAAGGACCCGGGGCGAGAGCGTGCCGGTCTCGTCGGGCACGGTCGCCGGGGGGCGGCTCATATCCTGGTCACCACCTGGAGCACCCTCTTCTTCGTCCGCTCGGATGCCTTGACCACTTCCGGCAGGCTGATCGCTGCCAGGGAGAGGTATGCCGGCACCTCCCACCAGGATCCGCCGTCGTCCTGCATGGAGAGCCAGCTCTCAACCTGGAAGAGGAGGATCGGTTCTCCTGCAGGGAGGATGTGAGCGACGGCTGCGAGAGCTCGTTTTGTCTCCGCCGGCAGTCGGTCAACCTCTCCCTTCAGGATCCGGCAGATCTGCTACGTAGTCTTTTCCCACGCCGCCGGCCGGCCGGCGGCCGGGAGGGTGTCGATCGCAAACCCGGTGGTGCCGGCCTCCCGAACCACAGAGACCTTCGCCGCGTGGATCCGGAGTCGGTCGCCTGCCAGGAATCCCCGGGCAACTTCGGGCGGGAAGGTATCGAAGAACTGACGGGAGAGGGTCGGGGTCATGCCGGCCGGCCTCCTTCTCGACGGACCCGCTCCACCTCTGCCAGGTAGTGCCCTTCGCATAGCGGGAACCCGGCACCACACCCATACGCCGCCGGTCGCCGGCACCTGGGGACCATGCACACCATTGAGCTCTCGTACTTCCGCCGCTCGTATCGATCGATCGGGTGCTTGAGGGTGCCAGGCGGGGGCGGGGATAGGTCAAGTGTATCCCAAGTGTATCCTTGATCGAAAATTTCGGGGACTTTATCGGCCTCTGCTTCCCGAACTGGCGCGTTTACTGCCGTTTCTGCCGGAGGGGAGTGTATCCAGTGTATCCCCGTAGATCCTATAGCGCATAGATTTTCTGATCGCGTTATAACCTTATCCGGTAACGTGTTTATATCAGGAGTTTTTCTTTGCGCGTAGGGTATGTTATAGGATACACTGGATACACTTGATGTTGCCGATTCTCCAGATGCGCCGCCCGTTTCCTGTTCGGAGCGATTATCTCCCGATTCAGGGATACACTTAGGATACACTTCCGGGGTAGAAGAGGGCGGGGAGTAGGTGATCACCCAGGTGCGGATCCCATCCGCCCATTTGCCCTGTTTGATACACCACCCACCCGGGAAGTGCCGGCCGTCCACCCGCTTGAAGGCCATCCCCAGGACCCGGGAGAACGTCTTGGTTCTGGTGTGGTAGGCCTCTGCCAGGTCGTCGGGCATCGCATCCAGGAGCCCTATCCCCTCCGGGTAGGTCATGCGGGAGGCCACGCTCCCGGTGGTGAACGGGTTGCACCCGTAGAGTTTCCACAACGCCTGCAGGAAGTTCTCCCACTGGGTCCGGTCCTCGTCGGCTGCAAGGTAAACTTCGTTCGCGTTTGCCATGAAGTCCGGCACGCCGGCACTCTCCAGGATCCCGCCGATCATGTCCCTCCAGGCCTCGAAGCTCCCCACCCGGGGCACCCGGACCGGTGCCGGGCGGCCGGCCTGAATCCATGCTCGAGCCACGGTGAAGACTGCTGCCAGGATCCCGCCTCGGGCCTGCTGCACCCACCGGATCAGGTCCGGGTGTCGGAACCCTTCTCGCTGCCAGGGCATCGGGTCTTGAGGGTCAACCCGGCTCTTGAAGGTCCGCCGGGCGAGGTCGCCGCCTACGGTCACGTTGTTACCGTTTGCCATCCAGAACGTCCGGACCGCGTAGGTCCTCTCTTCGGTCTGTCCGAGGATCCGGCCGGTCATCTCCACGGCAGTAAGGGCGGCTGCCAGCTCCGGAGAGGATAACCGATCCTCGAGGTTATCGAAAATCTGGATCCGGGTGCCGTTCTTGAGTCCCGCGAAAATCTCCTTCCGCATCTCCGGACCGGCCGGCATCGTCTTGAGGGCCGGTTCTCGTCCCTCTGCGATCCATCCGATCACCCGCTGCAGGAGACCGGCACCGGATCCCGCCTGCGGCTTGTCTGTCAGGTACAAGGGCACCGATCCTGCAATGCCGGGGCGGAGCACGGCCGTGAACAGTGCACCGATCGCATTCGCCCGGTCCGCCGGACCGCAGAACGGGAAGTCCGCGAAGACTTCCCCGATCGTCTCCAGGGCGGCCGCCACCTCCTCCCGCGTCGGCACCGCCGGGACCGGGGGCAAGGCGAATCCGGCCGCCGGGAAGTAGTAGAGTCCGCTCACCTCGTCGTATCCGGGCGTCGCGTGAATGGTCCCGTCCTGGTGGAATACCGGGGTCCCGGTTACGCCTGCCAGGTGAGGCA
It includes:
- a CDS encoding DUF2080 family transposase-associated protein, encoding MEKFTVTVSGYEQVEKVAVKVGNGAGVLVPRRWLGRRVHCILLDEGEKEE